The following are encoded together in the Methanosarcina flavescens genome:
- a CDS encoding fasciclin domain-containing protein: MGGRDIRKSGILAVLLLAGMLFISGCSEDAQDNETGLVEEGVAPAEGATPAAMEEVTEPEVEAKGEGLISSHEEDFLTGGGEVTIPGEGEPEQDNETFAEDRAQGNNQTIIQAAEGVGYTTFASLVRDAGLEDTLNKGGYYTVFAPTDIAFDSLPEGMLDDLRNDREKLNRLLTYHAVSGEYRAHALENMNSLTSLGTGEIAVNATADGIMIESATIVELDITAENGVIHGIDQVMIPEGI, encoded by the coding sequence TTGGGGGGAAGAGATATTAGGAAATCTGGAATTCTTGCAGTTTTACTTTTAGCAGGAATGCTATTTATTTCCGGCTGTTCAGAAGATGCTCAGGACAATGAGACCGGTCTCGTGGAGGAAGGCGTAGCTCCGGCAGAAGGTGCAACCCCTGCTGCAATGGAAGAAGTCACGGAACCAGAAGTTGAAGCTAAGGGAGAAGGGTTAATATCCAGTCACGAAGAAGACTTCCTTACTGGAGGGGGAGAAGTCACAATTCCGGGCGAAGGGGAGCCCGAACAGGACAATGAAACCTTTGCTGAAGACCGGGCTCAGGGAAATAATCAAACAATTATTCAGGCTGCAGAAGGAGTGGGATATACTACATTTGCTTCACTTGTGAGGGATGCAGGGCTTGAGGATACACTTAATAAAGGAGGTTACTACACGGTTTTCGCTCCTACTGACATAGCTTTTGATAGCCTTCCAGAAGGCATGCTTGATGACCTTCGTAATGACAGGGAGAAATTAAACCGTTTACTGACCTATCATGCAGTCAGTGGGGAATACAGGGCTCATGCTCTTGAAAACATGAATTCTCTTACTTCCCTGGGGACCGGAGAGATCGCTGTGAATGCCACTGCTGACGGAATAATGATAGAAAGTGCAACCATTGTAGAGCTTGACATCACTGCAGAAAATGGAGTTATCCACGGAATTGATCAGGTAATGATTCCTGAAGGAATCTGA
- the glgP gene encoding alpha-glucan family phosphorylase produces MDDLQGVLKGQKIAYFSMEIGLSSEIPTYAGGLGVLAGDTIRSAADLNIPLVAVTLVSNKGYFRQILDPFGNQIEHTEEWNPARFMTLLAEEVSVKIQNRDVKIKAWLYNCKSLTGGCVPIIFLDTDVEGNEWEDRRITDFLYGGDQRYRLKQEIVLGIGGVRMLETLGFTVRKYHMNEGHSSLLALELLKRNGTDPVKVKELCIFTTHTPVEAGHDKFDYGLVEELIQDKNDVDILRRFGGADRFNTSLFALNLSNYINGVTKRHSRVSKELFPGYQIQAITNGIHSYTWTSPYFRKLYDRYLPGWANEPELLVRVDGIPDSEIWEAHWNAKKALIDEVNRRTGVGMDYKALTIGFARRMTAYKRATLVLSDLDMLRKINQRGKIQLIFAGKAHPRDEAGKQIIREIFKSMEILREDIKIAFLENYNMDLAAKMVSGVDLWLNTPTRPYEASGTSGMKAAHNGVVNFSVLDGWWIEGWIEGVTGWAMGPQPDEKLSEEEARAAELSDLYNKLYYIIVPMYYERRDDWVRLINNSIAMIAYYFNSHRMMRRYVTHAYL; encoded by the coding sequence ATGGACGATCTTCAAGGAGTGTTGAAAGGACAGAAGATTGCTTATTTTTCTATGGAAATAGGGCTTAGCAGTGAAATTCCGACTTATGCGGGAGGATTAGGTGTACTTGCAGGAGATACTATTCGCTCGGCCGCAGACCTGAACATTCCGCTGGTAGCAGTAACGCTGGTTAGCAATAAAGGTTATTTCAGGCAGATTCTTGATCCGTTTGGAAATCAGATAGAACATACCGAAGAGTGGAACCCTGCCCGTTTCATGACGCTTCTGGCAGAAGAGGTTAGCGTTAAAATCCAGAACCGGGACGTTAAAATTAAAGCCTGGCTGTATAATTGCAAAAGCCTTACAGGAGGCTGCGTACCCATAATATTCCTTGATACTGATGTCGAGGGAAACGAATGGGAAGACCGTAGAATTACGGACTTTCTTTATGGGGGAGACCAGCGCTACAGGCTAAAGCAAGAAATAGTACTCGGTATAGGGGGAGTACGGATGCTTGAGACCCTGGGTTTCACAGTCCGGAAGTACCATATGAATGAAGGACATTCTAGCTTGCTTGCCCTGGAACTCCTGAAGCGCAATGGCACGGACCCTGTGAAGGTTAAGGAACTATGCATTTTTACCACGCATACTCCTGTAGAAGCCGGGCACGACAAATTTGATTACGGGCTTGTAGAAGAACTTATTCAAGATAAAAATGATGTGGATATCCTCAGAAGATTTGGAGGAGCAGATCGTTTCAACACAAGTCTTTTTGCTCTTAACCTGTCGAACTATATCAATGGAGTTACGAAAAGGCACAGCCGTGTCTCAAAAGAACTCTTCCCTGGCTACCAGATCCAGGCGATCACAAACGGCATCCACTCATATACCTGGACTTCTCCTTATTTCAGGAAATTATATGACCGCTATCTGCCCGGCTGGGCAAATGAGCCTGAACTTCTGGTGAGGGTAGACGGAATCCCAGACAGTGAGATATGGGAAGCTCACTGGAACGCAAAAAAAGCCCTTATTGATGAGGTTAACCGGAGGACAGGCGTGGGTATGGACTATAAGGCTCTGACGATCGGCTTTGCACGGCGCATGACTGCATATAAGCGTGCGACCCTTGTCCTATCCGATCTTGATATGCTCAGGAAAATAAACCAACGAGGCAAAATTCAGCTTATTTTTGCAGGCAAGGCCCATCCTCGTGACGAGGCAGGGAAGCAGATTATCCGCGAGATCTTCAAAAGCATGGAAATCCTGAGAGAAGACATAAAAATTGCCTTTCTAGAAAACTACAATATGGATCTTGCCGCAAAAATGGTTTCCGGAGTCGATCTCTGGCTGAACACCCCAACCCGCCCCTACGAAGCTTCCGGCACAAGTGGTATGAAGGCTGCCCATAATGGTGTTGTAAATTTCAGTGTACTTGACGGCTGGTGGATAGAAGGCTGGATAGAAGGTGTGACAGGCTGGGCAATGGGCCCACAGCCCGATGAAAAGCTTTCCGAAGAAGAAGCAAGAGCAGCCGAACTTAGCGACCTTTACAATAAGCTGTATTACATCATAGTTCCCATGTATTACGAACGCAGGGATGATTGGGTTAGACTGATAAATAATTCCATAGCCATGATAGCTTATTACTTCAATAGCCACAGGATGATGCGGCGTTATGTGACACATGCATATTTGTAA
- a CDS encoding DNA/RNA non-specific endonuclease — translation MGENMFKNARKEDQQRKASERYYSRQKAAEAEGPRKRFRREIIRPLKEAQPIEKRLIFLKPDDGLALERIMGKSDLVGISYLELGLLAARPVCRIQVVNPLGRPEGYGTGFLVGPNLLLTNNHVLYTAELARKSFAEFEFEQDINGRRKVSKSFDLRPDEIFVTDPEMDFTLVSVAPVSTEGTELTDYGLLRLVEATGKVQIGEYVSIIQHPEGGLKQCCLRENEVVDIFDSWLHYVTDTQPGASGSPIFNDQWLVVGLHHSGVPMRDAQGNILKIDGHLYREGIDDPSTIAWVANEGVRISRIFQALESRSENEPMVAEALRRLRSHGTGPVGPAIITAPEPIPSIATELGELPVEHYRLADGYDPDFLGSLHHLPLPRLADNLRSKVAKLKDGSEILTYLHFSIVMNVDRRLAFYTAVNIDGKKLENIKRGRDKWYFDPRLDLKYQAGPKLYEGNPLDRGHLVRRLDPCWGPNAKEAGEDTFHFTNCAPQHGRLNQRDWLEVEDYILKTADNADAKISVFTGPVFREDDMIYRNEYLLPADFWKVVAFVNKNGKLSATAYLRTQKNYLESMEFFDDEFKTWQAPIALVESLTGISFDLPADADPMARAAAGKGLRSQMSNIRRIHSAADIML, via the coding sequence TTGGGGGAAAATATGTTTAAAAATGCCCGAAAAGAAGACCAACAGAGAAAAGCCTCTGAAAGGTATTATAGCCGGCAGAAAGCTGCTGAAGCGGAGGGACCGCGCAAGAGATTCAGACGTGAAATCATCAGGCCCTTGAAAGAGGCACAACCCATAGAGAAGCGCCTGATCTTTCTTAAACCAGATGATGGACTTGCCCTGGAGAGGATAATGGGAAAGAGCGATCTTGTCGGCATCTCCTATCTAGAACTTGGATTGCTCGCTGCCAGACCAGTTTGCAGGATTCAGGTCGTGAATCCCTTAGGCAGACCAGAGGGTTATGGCACTGGCTTTCTTGTCGGCCCAAATCTGCTTCTGACGAATAACCATGTACTCTATACAGCAGAGCTGGCAAGGAAGAGTTTTGCCGAGTTCGAATTTGAACAGGATATAAACGGTCGACGAAAGGTATCCAAATCCTTCGACCTGCGACCCGACGAAATTTTCGTCACCGATCCGGAAATGGACTTCACACTTGTATCCGTGGCTCCAGTTTCCACAGAAGGGACAGAGCTTACCGATTATGGGTTACTGCGCCTCGTGGAGGCCACAGGCAAGGTCCAAATCGGCGAATATGTCTCCATCATTCAGCATCCTGAGGGTGGTCTCAAGCAATGCTGCCTGCGGGAGAACGAGGTTGTAGATATCTTCGATAGCTGGCTGCACTATGTAACTGACACTCAACCCGGAGCCTCAGGCTCTCCCATATTCAATGATCAGTGGCTGGTTGTGGGCCTGCACCACTCAGGAGTGCCGATGAGAGATGCCCAGGGAAACATCCTCAAGATAGATGGTCACCTCTATCGAGAAGGCATTGATGATCCCAGCACCATAGCCTGGGTGGCCAATGAGGGCGTGCGCATCAGCCGCATTTTCCAGGCACTGGAATCACGCAGCGAGAACGAGCCAATGGTGGCTGAAGCTTTGCGCAGGCTTCGCAGCCATGGCACTGGTCCAGTTGGACCTGCGATCATAACCGCCCCAGAACCCATTCCCAGCATAGCAACGGAGCTGGGAGAACTGCCCGTGGAACATTACCGCCTGGCAGATGGTTACGACCCCGATTTCCTTGGTTCTTTGCACCATCTGCCCCTTCCAAGGTTGGCTGATAATCTCCGGTCCAAAGTCGCAAAACTCAAGGACGGGAGCGAGATTCTTACCTACCTGCACTTCTCAATTGTGATGAATGTTGATCGAAGGCTGGCATTCTACACCGCGGTAAATATTGACGGCAAGAAACTGGAGAATATCAAACGCGGTCGCGACAAATGGTATTTTGATCCTCGTCTTGACCTGAAGTATCAGGCTGGACCCAAATTGTATGAAGGCAATCCACTTGACCGTGGACATCTGGTTCGCAGGCTGGATCCCTGCTGGGGACCAAATGCCAAGGAAGCTGGAGAGGATACGTTCCATTTTACGAACTGCGCGCCTCAGCATGGGCGCCTCAACCAGCGTGATTGGCTCGAAGTAGAAGATTACATACTGAAGACCGCAGATAATGCCGATGCGAAGATATCAGTATTCACCGGTCCCGTCTTCCGTGAAGATGATATGATTTACCGCAATGAGTACCTCCTGCCTGCCGACTTCTGGAAAGTGGTGGCATTCGTCAATAAAAATGGAAAGCTCAGCGCCACTGCCTACCTGCGCACGCAGAAGAATTATCTGGAGAGCATGGAGTTCTTCGACGATGAGTTCAAGACATGGCAAGCGCCGATAGCGCTGGTTGAGTCACTTACTGGCATATCATTCGATTTGCCTGCGGATGCCGATCCTATGGCACGGGCAGCAGCCGGAAAGGGTCTGAGAAGTCAGATGAGCAATATCCGGAGGATTCACTCTGCTGCGGACATAATGCTCTGA
- a CDS encoding DUF1638 domain-containing protein, giving the protein MPVLSIVACGMLEDELVHVLSKDRELKQLIVVENRNSSGFLRKLRARNCTPRQVFLDRVPMILQGQFSPGFGISAKLFSCFPFLEKLCRKRKLGEEISVVVNLLSLDLHTDLEVLKTEVHRNIREMAPFSDRILVFYGTCGHALGELEEDLADLQCPLFFLKDKNGETVEDCISLALGGNEAYARTMAEFREMGTIYLTPMWASSWKRLEKETRNRDFNKHYLKNPLYCLAAKIDSGILNDPEFDINVKEFACTFDMRVVNLKGNVEITEQSYLNARNGIAGK; this is encoded by the coding sequence ATGCCTGTACTGAGTATAGTTGCCTGCGGAATGCTCGAAGATGAGCTTGTACATGTATTATCAAAAGATCGAGAGTTAAAGCAGTTAATTGTCGTGGAAAACCGGAATAGCTCAGGTTTTCTTCGTAAGCTCAGAGCAAGGAACTGCACTCCAAGGCAGGTTTTCCTTGACCGTGTCCCAATGATCCTTCAGGGTCAATTCAGCCCTGGTTTTGGAATTTCTGCAAAGCTTTTTTCATGTTTTCCGTTTTTAGAAAAGCTTTGCAGGAAAAGGAAACTCGGGGAAGAAATAAGCGTTGTTGTGAATCTGCTAAGCCTGGACCTTCATACTGACCTTGAGGTTTTGAAGACAGAGGTGCACAGGAATATTCGTGAGATGGCTCCTTTCTCGGATAGGATCCTGGTTTTTTACGGCACCTGTGGGCATGCACTTGGAGAACTGGAAGAAGACCTGGCAGATCTCCAATGTCCTCTTTTTTTCCTCAAAGACAAAAATGGGGAAACCGTAGAAGACTGCATCAGTTTGGCACTCGGAGGAAATGAGGCTTATGCCAGAACAATGGCAGAATTCAGGGAAATGGGAACAATTTACCTGACTCCTATGTGGGCCTCAAGCTGGAAGCGGCTGGAGAAGGAGACCAGGAACCGGGATTTTAACAAACATTACCTGAAGAATCCACTCTATTGCCTGGCTGCAAAAATTGACAGTGGGATTTTGAATGATCCGGAATTTGATATAAATGTTAAAGAATTTGCCTGCACTTTTGACATGAGAGTTGTAAATCTCAAAGGAAATGTAGAGATTACCGAACAGTCTTATCTGAACGCCCGGAATGGTATAGCTGGAAAATAG
- a CDS encoding PGF-pre-PGF domain-containing protein gives MGYHSFKTYVKTCVKYVLFFIFLINLVSTAHADTGRLVHYNWTEDNGNTIIDNSGHGNDGINNGTTTFILSTGGTARHFNGQSRITIPNNDQLAFTDPHITFGVFFRYNSSNPARNTYLVSKGNTAFRISIDHTNSMLTYSVYADGHPIHASSGTRIQPNKDYEAIVTYNGSHAQLYINGLANGRGVDYAAEALGPSYITENWTIGSSSDNTYGLNGTVYAFHLYNRTLNSSEILDLYANDLRSIQHLRPGGIALSWDDSGHIQSCYRYLDIFQKYNATCTINVNAVSTRAEAARELEELEALYSAGWEVALHGYNHKDSVRFLSNNTPATWLDQEIFPNIVEITRYGYPIYTFAYPYSSRNAVTDATIAPYFRTLRTRTPTLVNGNINETTGAYYNWDDTQLLYGVEIDDQAVGANLQSIENGIDYAIKTGSVLVLFGHAITPNVTGPYQISTARLESILNYTSQNGGVFYHMGDLGNSSWKQVPRFSNVTANFTVSANSIFAGENVTFTDYSINHTTGLLDFGDDSPASSVTNITHTYISPGIYTANLMVSNDVSTDFMLKKITVVQAAAPVPDFTSDCTTGPRPLTVTFNDASTGLPATWSWDFGDGNKSASQNPTHEYSKAGNYSVTLTAANSIGSNSIKKVDYITVLPQPPSSDFCSNVTNGVIPLTVQFNDTSTGSPAAWKWDFGDGNVSSEQNPVHTYFSAGTYNVNLTVNNIDRSSSKTATITAFGSDSSGGGRSSSGGGGGGSPEPAKNIKVKELSQAYVAGGKPVRFEFPKNVTAIVYLSFDAKKTAGRTTAIVEMLRDKSTLTPYIPEGEVCDYLNIWVGNGGYGSDEENLENAVICFKVDKSWIQEKGVDKTSITLNRYDDKKWSELPATLLREDNRYLYFTTETPGFSPFAITGKLTAKENLFEILPEPETENPEYHTPNIAADVGHAPGKKEKITGIPGFEWTYCIIGLLAGFGV, from the coding sequence ATGGGATACCACAGTTTTAAAACATATGTAAAAACATGTGTAAAATATGTATTATTTTTTATATTTTTAATAAATCTGGTTAGCACTGCACATGCAGATACAGGCCGACTTGTACATTATAACTGGACTGAAGATAATGGAAATACCATAATTGACAATTCGGGGCACGGAAATGATGGTATAAACAACGGCACTACAACCTTTATTCTATCAACAGGGGGGACAGCCAGACATTTCAACGGACAAAGCAGAATAACAATACCCAACAATGATCAACTGGCATTTACTGATCCGCATATTACATTTGGGGTATTCTTCCGTTATAATTCCAGCAACCCGGCTCGCAATACATATCTGGTTTCCAAAGGAAATACTGCGTTCAGGATCAGCATTGACCATACAAATTCCATGCTGACATACAGTGTTTATGCCGATGGTCATCCTATTCACGCCTCAAGTGGGACCCGTATACAGCCCAACAAAGATTATGAAGCTATTGTCACATATAATGGGTCTCATGCTCAATTATACATCAATGGACTTGCTAACGGGCGAGGGGTAGATTATGCAGCAGAGGCTTTAGGTCCGAGCTATATAACCGAGAACTGGACAATAGGATCCTCCTCCGACAATACATACGGGCTAAACGGGACAGTATATGCTTTTCATTTATATAACCGAACACTAAATTCGTCCGAGATATTAGATTTATACGCAAATGACCTCCGCAGTATACAGCATTTAAGACCAGGAGGCATTGCTCTATCCTGGGACGATTCAGGGCATATTCAATCCTGTTATCGATATTTAGATATTTTCCAGAAGTATAATGCCACGTGCACGATTAATGTAAATGCAGTAAGTACCCGGGCTGAGGCTGCCCGTGAGTTAGAAGAACTGGAAGCACTGTATTCAGCAGGATGGGAAGTAGCTCTGCACGGGTACAATCATAAAGACTCAGTTAGGTTTTTAAGTAATAATACTCCTGCAACATGGCTAGATCAGGAGATATTCCCTAATATTGTAGAAATTACCCGTTATGGCTATCCGATTTATACCTTCGCATATCCTTATTCAAGCAGAAATGCAGTTACTGATGCAACAATAGCTCCTTATTTCCGGACGTTAAGGACGAGAACCCCTACATTAGTAAACGGCAATATAAATGAAACAACAGGCGCTTACTATAATTGGGACGATACCCAGCTTCTGTATGGCGTCGAGATTGACGACCAGGCTGTTGGTGCCAACCTGCAGTCTATAGAAAACGGAATCGACTATGCAATAAAAACCGGAAGCGTGCTGGTACTGTTTGGACATGCGATTACTCCTAATGTCACCGGACCATACCAGATCTCAACAGCAAGGCTGGAATCAATCCTGAACTATACCAGTCAAAATGGCGGAGTATTTTATCATATGGGAGATCTTGGGAACTCATCCTGGAAACAGGTGCCCAGGTTTTCGAATGTGACTGCAAATTTCACTGTTTCTGCAAATAGTATATTTGCCGGGGAAAATGTGACGTTTACAGATTACAGTATAAACCATACAACCGGACTTCTTGATTTTGGGGATGATTCGCCTGCAAGCAGTGTTACAAATATTACTCACACATATATATCACCCGGTATTTACACGGCTAATCTAATGGTATCAAATGATGTTTCCACGGATTTCATGCTCAAGAAAATCACGGTTGTACAGGCTGCTGCTCCGGTTCCGGATTTCACCAGTGATTGCACAACCGGACCCAGACCTTTGACTGTGACTTTCAATGATGCATCAACCGGACTTCCAGCAACCTGGTCATGGGATTTCGGGGACGGGAATAAGTCAGCATCCCAGAACCCAACTCATGAGTATTCGAAAGCCGGAAACTACTCAGTTACATTGACCGCAGCAAACAGCATAGGATCAAACTCTATAAAGAAAGTAGATTACATAACAGTATTGCCACAGCCCCCTTCATCTGATTTCTGCTCAAATGTAACGAACGGAGTTATTCCGTTAACGGTTCAGTTTAATGACACCAGTACAGGATCTCCGGCTGCATGGAAATGGGACTTTGGAGACGGAAATGTTTCATCCGAGCAAAATCCAGTACATACGTATTTTTCAGCAGGAACCTATAACGTTAACCTGACAGTGAACAATATCGATAGAAGCTCTTCAAAAACAGCTACAATAACCGCGTTTGGAAGTGATAGTTCAGGCGGAGGAAGAAGCAGTAGCGGCGGAGGTGGGGGTGGTTCCCCTGAACCTGCAAAGAATATAAAAGTAAAGGAACTTTCCCAGGCTTACGTTGCAGGCGGAAAGCCTGTAAGGTTTGAGTTCCCAAAGAACGTTACTGCTATTGTTTATTTAAGCTTTGATGCAAAGAAGACGGCTGGCAGGACAACTGCTATTGTTGAGATGTTGAGAGATAAATCCACACTTACACCCTACATACCCGAAGGCGAAGTCTGTGATTACCTTAATATCTGGGTAGGAAATGGTGGATATGGAAGTGATGAAGAAAATCTAGAAAATGCAGTCATATGTTTCAAAGTTGACAAATCCTGGATTCAGGAGAAAGGCGTTGACAAAACTTCAATTACCCTTAACAGGTACGATGACAAAAAATGGAGTGAACTTCCAGCTACCTTGCTCAGAGAAGATAACAGATACCTGTATTTCACAACCGAGACCCCTGGATTTTCACCTTTTGCAATAACAGGCAAGCTCACAGCAAAAGAGAATTTGTTTGAAATTCTGCCTGAGCCTGAAACGGAAAATCCAGAATATCACACACCGAATATAGCAGCAGATGTTGGACACGCTCCTGGGAAGAAGGAAAAAATCACAGGCATTCCTGGATTTGAATGGACTTACTGTATTATTGGGCTGCTTGCAGGATTTGGTGTATGA
- a CDS encoding carotenoid biosynthesis protein: MSTRFLGSLATSCRVFFGLLLEWATIQQLNAYEYGSFLVMLGSVPVVIGVAWGTIIYSVRSFSDKTNLPEWAQPVLDGLTALNIDLSVDAIAIRLGMWDWGGGLDYQYFGVPYNNFWAWFWVVFSFSASLRLLSKLPSFWGRWFFPAGAIFCGTTGVLITNELITNIPNELIHYATIIAVLGSALLLILVLRPEVSTQPQATFVFLVPLGFHAYFLIAGLVSSAILDPPFLLVVSIVMCIIAL; encoded by the coding sequence ATGTCAACGAGGTTTCTGGGTAGCCTGGCAACTTCTTGCCGGGTGTTCTTCGGCTTGCTTCTGGAATGGGCTACAATCCAGCAGCTCAATGCTTACGAATACGGAAGCTTTCTGGTAATGCTCGGGTCTGTCCCTGTAGTCATTGGGGTGGCATGGGGAACTATTATTTATAGCGTTCGCTCCTTTTCCGATAAAACCAACCTTCCAGAATGGGCACAACCTGTGCTCGATGGTCTGACGGCCCTGAACATCGACCTATCCGTGGACGCAATAGCCATCCGCCTGGGCATGTGGGATTGGGGAGGAGGTCTTGATTATCAGTACTTCGGCGTTCCTTACAATAACTTCTGGGCATGGTTCTGGGTTGTGTTCTCATTTTCAGCAAGCCTTCGATTGCTATCAAAGCTCCCTAGCTTCTGGGGACGCTGGTTCTTCCCTGCAGGAGCTATTTTCTGCGGCACCACGGGTGTGCTTATTACCAACGAGCTAATTACCAACATTCCCAATGAATTGATACATTATGCTACTATCATTGCAGTTTTAGGAAGCGCTCTGCTATTGATTTTAGTATTACGCCCAGAAGTCTCGACTCAGCCCCAGGCTACATTTGTCTTTCTTGTGCCTCTCGGATTTCATGCTTATTTCCTGATAGCAGGATTAGTCTCAAGCGCTATCCTAGACCCACCTTTTCTGCTAGTGGTAAGTATAGTTATGTGCATAATAGCGCTTTGA
- a CDS encoding GAF domain-containing protein, giving the protein MSKAFSNSARNGNGRQKACKYLNEVALSNALEMAKELISVINKVPVTVFLWRPEKYWPAEFVSENIKQFGYAVEEFTSGKLLYGNIVHPDDLGRVERELLRRIDEDYVDFSQEYRILTKSGEVRWVDERTFIEADENGVVKYLKGIILDITERKRKEKLLYIQRDLGIALSTSSSLNETLEKLLDSCLQIDEINAGGVYLIDEKTGDMALAVHRGLSPNFVEYGSHYSANSPNTRLVMIGQPVYKQHIDLLLTSRDDALRHENLRAAAIIPIRSGEKIIAAFYLASSLEYEFPDSVRTVIETIAIQFGAFISRIRLEEKLKECIKEKKF; this is encoded by the coding sequence ATGTCTAAAGCGTTTTCGAACTCGGCCAGGAATGGGAATGGCAGGCAAAAAGCCTGTAAATACCTTAACGAGGTAGCTTTAAGCAATGCTCTGGAAATGGCAAAGGAGCTGATATCAGTAATCAATAAGGTTCCTGTGACAGTTTTCCTCTGGAGACCGGAGAAGTACTGGCCTGCCGAGTTTGTATCAGAAAATATAAAGCAATTTGGATACGCTGTAGAAGAATTTACATCCGGAAAACTCCTTTATGGCAATATTGTACATCCTGATGATCTGGGAAGGGTTGAAAGAGAACTCTTAAGAAGGATTGATGAGGATTATGTGGATTTTTCCCAGGAGTACCGCATCCTGACAAAATCAGGAGAAGTACGCTGGGTTGATGAAAGAACGTTTATTGAAGCTGATGAGAATGGGGTTGTAAAGTACCTTAAGGGAATAATTCTGGATATTACTGAGCGAAAGAGAAAAGAAAAACTGCTCTACATTCAGAGAGACCTTGGCATTGCCCTCAGTACTTCCAGCTCCCTGAACGAGACCCTTGAGAAACTGCTGGACTCCTGCCTTCAAATAGATGAAATCAATGCCGGAGGCGTTTATCTAATAGACGAAAAAACTGGAGATATGGCGCTTGCTGTTCACCGCGGGCTTTCACCTAATTTTGTTGAGTATGGCTCCCATTATAGTGCGAATTCGCCGAACACCAGACTTGTTATGATAGGGCAGCCTGTTTACAAACAGCATATAGACCTTCTTCTTACCTCGAGAGATGATGCACTAAGGCATGAAAACCTCAGGGCTGCCGCAATTATCCCGATAAGATCAGGAGAAAAAATTATCGCAGCTTTTTATCTTGCCTCAAGCCTCGAATACGAGTTTCCGGATAGCGTGCGCACTGTTATCGAAACCATTGCGATCCAATTTGGAGCCTTTATCTCCCGTATCCGCCTTGAAGAGAAACTGAAAGAATGTATAAAGGAGAAAAAGTTTTAA
- a CDS encoding pyridoxamine 5'-phosphate oxidase family protein: MAEDLKDKIYEYLSNHYYLNLATVSPQGRPMAHTMAYISEGAVVYVTTNKNTRKVQNIMQNPYVAYTVDEDDPDWFDIQALQVEGKASIITNEEELREIGEILAAKFPVAADMPPDPDSIMIKIEPEVIYYLDYSVEFGHREQVNL; encoded by the coding sequence ATGGCAGAAGATCTTAAAGATAAGATTTATGAATACCTTTCAAACCATTACTACCTGAACCTTGCAACAGTAAGCCCGCAGGGCAGGCCAATGGCTCATACAATGGCATACATATCCGAAGGCGCGGTTGTATATGTGACAACCAACAAAAACACCCGAAAAGTCCAGAATATTATGCAGAATCCTTATGTGGCATATACCGTAGATGAGGATGACCCCGATTGGTTTGATATACAGGCTCTTCAGGTTGAAGGCAAGGCATCAATAATTACGAATGAAGAAGAATTGCGAGAAATCGGGGAAATCTTGGCAGCCAAATTTCCGGTTGCTGCAGACATGCCACCAGACCCGGATAGTATCATGATAAAAATCGAGCCAGAAGTCATATATTACCTGGATTACAGCGTTGAGTTCGGGCACAGAGAGCAGGTTAATCTCTGA